Proteins from one Niallia circulans genomic window:
- the comER gene encoding late competence protein ComER — protein MKIGMIGTGNMGKILIEALLDSKAISPADLLIQNRTLAKAIQIKEIYPQVTVLKTAKKVAQNADLIFLCVKPHDVFSVASDIAPYLSSDKCVVSITSPINTEQLESALSCSVARIIPSITNRALCGVALFSYGSNCTQEWKHALNTLFNNFSTPTEIADNITRVASDIVSCGPAFFSYLTQRFIDGAVEETEIDAETATKLASEMLIGLGQLLEKGYYTLPTLQEKVSVKGGVTGEGITVLEKNIGDTFNQLFQATQHKFEEDLQSVKNSLVIHKNI, from the coding sequence GTGAAAATAGGAATGATTGGAACAGGCAATATGGGGAAGATTCTAATAGAGGCATTGCTCGACAGTAAGGCTATTTCTCCTGCTGACTTACTGATTCAAAATCGTACGCTGGCAAAAGCAATTCAAATTAAGGAGATATATCCGCAAGTTACTGTTTTAAAAACAGCCAAGAAGGTTGCGCAAAATGCTGATCTTATTTTTTTGTGTGTAAAGCCGCATGATGTATTTAGTGTAGCTTCAGACATTGCTCCATATCTGTCGTCGGACAAATGTGTTGTGTCCATCACAAGCCCCATTAATACTGAGCAGCTAGAGAGTGCATTATCATGCTCTGTTGCTCGAATTATCCCGAGCATAACAAATAGAGCATTATGCGGGGTAGCATTATTTTCTTATGGAAGCAACTGCACTCAAGAATGGAAGCATGCACTGAATACGCTGTTTAACAATTTCTCTACACCAACTGAGATTGCTGATAACATTACGAGAGTGGCGTCAGATATCGTCAGCTGCGGACCTGCATTTTTCAGCTATTTAACACAGCGCTTTATTGATGGAGCTGTTGAGGAAACGGAAATTGATGCCGAAACGGCCACAAAGCTGGCAAGTGAGATGCTGATAGGGCTTGGGCAGCTCTTAGAAAAGGGTTATTACACATTACCGACACTGCAAGAAAAGGTTAGTGTAAAAGGCGGGGTCACAGGAGAAGGAATTACCGTATTGGAAAAGAACATTGGCGATACGTTCAATCAACTGTTTCAGGCAACACAGCATAAATTTGAAGAGGATTTACAGTCAGTCAAAAATTCCCTAGTTATCCATAAAAACATTTAG
- a CDS encoding helix-hairpin-helix domain-containing protein, protein MKWLSEKRLIILLCAALAVFIGYHFVSKQKEAAAGVELGELSGAGVTEAEEKQEPDIYVDVKGAVKAPGLYEAKQGERVMDIIERANGFTSEADENAINLAERVEDEMVVYIPEFGEEPKGANGDAKEDGVADLVNINEADSSQLLTLPGIGEAKASAIIDYREQNGGFKDVAELKEISGIGEKTFEKLKELVTVK, encoded by the coding sequence ATGAAATGGCTTTCAGAAAAAAGACTAATAATATTGCTTTGTGCGGCACTTGCTGTGTTTATTGGGTATCATTTTGTTTCTAAGCAGAAAGAGGCTGCAGCAGGAGTAGAGCTAGGAGAGCTTTCTGGGGCTGGCGTGACAGAAGCGGAAGAAAAACAGGAGCCAGATATCTATGTCGATGTGAAAGGAGCTGTTAAGGCTCCTGGCTTGTATGAAGCGAAACAAGGAGAACGGGTCATGGATATAATTGAAAGGGCGAATGGATTCACAAGCGAAGCTGACGAAAATGCAATCAATCTTGCCGAAAGGGTGGAAGATGAGATGGTTGTTTATATTCCAGAGTTTGGTGAGGAGCCCAAAGGTGCTAATGGTGATGCAAAAGAGGATGGTGTTGCAGATCTTGTAAACATTAATGAAGCGGACAGCAGTCAGTTGCTTACATTGCCTGGAATAGGAGAAGCAAAAGCATCTGCGATTATAGATTACAGGGAACAAAATGGAGGATTTAAGGACGTAGCTGAATTAAAGGAAATAAGTGGGATTGGCGAGAAAACTTTTGAAAAGCTAAAAGAGCTCGTCACAGTAAAGTAG
- a CDS encoding ComE operon protein 2, translated as MERLSWNEYFMAQSELLALRSTCTRLAVGATIVRDKRIIAGGYNGSIAGGVHCIDEGCYVIDHHCVRTIHAEMNAILQCAKFGVATASADIYVTHFPCLQCCKAIVQAGIKTVYYEHDYKNHPYALELFKQAGVQVEKVEKQQVIFDNNKAEKKLFVESLLNTLKESREDMEGIDELEKQAEELFSIIPTETSSV; from the coding sequence ATGGAAAGATTATCTTGGAATGAATATTTTATGGCACAAAGTGAATTGCTAGCATTGCGGAGTACATGTACTAGGCTTGCTGTCGGTGCAACAATTGTCAGGGATAAAAGAATCATAGCGGGAGGCTACAATGGCAGTATTGCAGGAGGGGTGCACTGTATAGATGAAGGCTGTTACGTAATTGATCATCATTGTGTCCGCACGATTCATGCGGAAATGAATGCAATCTTGCAATGTGCTAAGTTTGGTGTTGCAACAGCCTCAGCAGATATTTATGTTACTCATTTTCCATGCCTGCAATGCTGTAAGGCGATTGTACAGGCCGGTATTAAGACAGTATATTATGAACATGATTATAAAAACCACCCATATGCGCTTGAGCTTTTTAAACAGGCCGGTGTACAGGTTGAAAAGGTAGAAAAACAACAGGTTATTTTTGATAATAACAAGGCGGAAAAGAAGCTATTTGTAGAAAGCTTATTAAACACTCTGAAAGAGAGCAGAGAGGACATGGAAGGGATAGATGAATTAGAAAAGCAAGCAGAAGAGCTGTTTTCGATTATCCCTACAGAAACTTCTTCCGTATAA